GAAATTTTGAGATTGAAAAATTAAAGCAGTTCCATGGAGAGGGGGTTTTTCTTAAGAACTACACTTGGGGTAAGGGTGTTGTTGGGCGTGGCGCTATTTCGGGAAATCGTTTTACGATTACCGTGCGAACGCCGGTGACGCTGGGTCAGGGATGGCTAGACACATCCCTTAAAAAGTTAGAAAACGGCTTTTATAATTTTTATTTTTTGCAGCGGTTTGGCTCCCCTCGCCTACTAAGTCACGCTTTAGGCCGAATCATTCTACAACAAGATTATGAACAGGCCGTTAGAGTGTTTTTGTCGGATCAAGGAGTGCAAGATGTTGGGCTACTTAATCGCGTTCGCGAACAGGCCGCGCGCGATTTTGGCAAATGGGCAGAACTGGAACAGGCGTTTTCGCTACTCCCCTACACTTTTCGGTTAGAACTTGCGTTGGTACGATATCTTAAAAATCATCCCGCCGACTTTCGGGGGGCGTTAAAACAAATTGACGACCAAGTAACACTTTGGGTGTATGCGTATGCAAGCTATTTGTTTAATAAACACCTGTCCAGTTTGATTGCGCGAGCCGAAAATTTGCCGGCTGAGCTGCCCTTGTTGTTAAACCCCGCTTATAAAACGGTTGATACGTATGTTGCAAACCTTGAACGTGACGGCATTACTGACTTGGGAAAAAGCGTGATTAAAATTTTTGGTCATAATGTGTTGCAATCTAAAAATAGTACTGCCACAGTTCATCCCGCCAAGATCAATGTGGTTAAGATTATTGAGGGTGCGGTAGTGATTAATTTTGATTTGCCGAAAGCGGCTTACGCCACAACATTTTTAACCCATATGTTTTCGCTTTTTCGGGGCCTGCCCTTGCCGGAATGGCTGAATAAAGAAAAGGTGGATGGTAAAAAAATTCTGGGTCTTGGCTCGGTTGAGGATTGTGAGCAAGTTTTGGGGGACTATATTTTTACACCTCATCTAGAAGAGTAAAATTATTGAAACAAAAGGAAAGAGGCTCGACACAGACTGTTAGGTCTTGGTCGAGCCTCTTGTTGTGCGTGCAGGTTGGACCGCTACTCGTCGACTTCGTCGACGTGAGCGGTCACGGGGACTGCGCACAGTTCGTGGTTACGCACCACGAGAGCGTTTTCGGGGTCGCGATACTTGCCGGCTCCGTCATCCCACTGGCGTCCGACGAGGTTGATTGTCGCCGTCTTGTCCGGATTGCTCCAGACATGGGCATACTGCCAGGTGGTGTTGGCGAGTTCGCGCAGGGCGCGGGTGGTTCCTTCCGGCAGGTCGGCCGACGTCGTCGCTTCGCGGTCAAACGTGAGGCACACCATGTGCTTGGGTTTGTGGCCGCGCTGCGCCGGGGGTTTGGTGAAGTAGTGGGCGTCGGTGAGACGATACCCGTTATTCACCAGTCCGCGCCGGATCATCGCCGTCTGGACCATGCCCAGGTTCTGGATCACCGGCGTGCCGGTGTCCACCCTGCCTTCGCGGTGGCGTCCGATTTGGGCCTCTTCCGTTTGCCCAGACTGGACCGCCGAAACCATGTGAGTGGCATCTACCACGTGGTCGGCTTCCCGCTTCTTTACGGGGATTCCGTTCGGGATATGTTTGTCGTTGGTGAACGCGAATTTCACGATCACTCGCGACGGACCGTTCCCATTCAAACTCAAACATTGCTGCATGGCCGTTTCTCCTCTATTGTTGGCCCTATAAACCCGTTGTTTATCGCCCCATTCCCGTGAAAAGAGCAATAAATTATCATAGCATATTTGGCTTAAAAAGTCAATATATTAAACAAAAAATGGCCTTATTCAGGCCATTTTTGATAATCTTAGTTTAAATTTAGCTCAGTTTAGTAATTAATCAAAACTGGCAAGCTCGCCCCAGTTCTCCCCGGCTTTCAGGTGGGTTTCCACTGGTGCGCGGAGCTTATAAATTCCTTCCATGGCAGTTTTAACAAACACTGCTACTTGTTTAAGGTCAGCCTCGGGTACCTCAAAGACTAATTCGTCGTGGACTTGTAAAAGCATGCGGGCATCAGGACAGATGTTAGGCAGACCCTGATGGATCTCAATCATCGCGAGTTTCATTAAGTCGGCGGCGGTGCCTTGGATAGGGTGATTAATTGCCGCGCGTTCGGCAGCGGCACGAATTTGTTGGATGTTGGAGTTAATTTCCGGAAAATACCGACGGCGGCCAAACCAGGTTTCAACGTATCCTTTGTCAGACGCAAGTTCTTTGGTTTTGTCTAAGAAATCTTTAATGGAGTGGTGAATTTCAAAATAGCGGTCAATAAAATCCATAGCGCGTTGACGACTAATACCGGTGCCGGCGGCTAGACCCCACGCTCCCTGGCCATAAATAATACCAAAGTTAACGGCTTTGGCGGCGTAGCGCATTTCTTTAGTAACTTTTTCCAGCGGCACCTCGTTGATTTCGGCAGCGGTGCGAGCGTGAATGTCCTCTCCCTTTTTGAATGAAGCAATCATTTTTTCATCATTAGCGAGTGACGCGATAATACGTAGTTCAATTTGGGAATAGTCAGCCGACAACAGTCGGTAGCCCTTAGGCGCCACAAAGGCTTTACGAATTTGATTGCCTAGTTCGGTGCGAATGGGAATGTTTTGGAGGTTTGGTTCGGACGAACTCAAGCGACCGGTAGCCGCTACCGTTTGATTAAAACTGGTATGTAGTCGAGCGGAATTATCAACTAGTTTAGGTAAGGCATCAAGATAGGTTGATTTTAATTTAGTCAGCTCGCGATATTTAATAATATGATCAATAATTTTGTGAGACCCCTGGAGTTTTTCGAGTTCAGCCGCGGCGGTTGAAACACCAGTCTT
This region of Candidatus Buchananbacteria bacterium genomic DNA includes:
- the truD gene encoding tRNA pseudouridine(13) synthase TruD; the encoded protein is MSKTSVDYYLLEQERLAEYRRTQPELVTPRRKHTYEEILKHIGIEFDFGYLPQGYLNLYPQDFIVEELDLAGGVSTIEPNQQETVPAKPSGRSTLYADLVKVGFSSIEAVQTLAAGLGVDVKEIGYAGIKDKVAITSQRISIRNFEIEKLKQFHGEGVFLKNYTWGKGVVGRGAISGNRFTITVRTPVTLGQGWLDTSLKKLENGFYNFYFLQRFGSPRLLSHALGRIILQQDYEQAVRVFLSDQGVQDVGLLNRVREQAARDFGKWAELEQAFSLLPYTFRLELALVRYLKNHPADFRGALKQIDDQVTLWVYAYASYLFNKHLSSLIARAENLPAELPLLLNPAYKTVDTYVANLERDGITDLGKSVIKIFGHNVLQSKNSTATVHPAKINVVKIIEGAVVINFDLPKAAYATTFLTHMFSLFRGLPLPEWLNKEKVDGKKILGLGSVEDCEQVLGDYIFTPHLEE